A single genomic interval of Salvelinus namaycush isolate Seneca chromosome 41, SaNama_1.0, whole genome shotgun sequence harbors:
- the LOC120034548 gene encoding uncharacterized protein LOC120034548 has protein sequence MLVEERLEVLQRREQVGKSLTVIQEPEMDGVMGEGIEVLVANHTDAPFHDVCEVASSEDILTPDDSGAPDFGGQELALPEASGGWWTKANHSILDVEGFLSCMASVLQGNQEGLMWNMGGRQTLVVNLPDCLHTGPTQSHHLRWNGQNGRKPVTLFSPGHQALLLVEQPKEPERMLVKKQEDIVDTQSLGHPRLRDRTLKEIARTGGLQALIDQWGNSNLEELESFIDSYFEMVWKKTMGSFIVEEEDCLTSNSPELNDVGEDLVNNGDQEVLSSINKKLSKLDILEGLQRLAGPQTESGSQL, from the exons ATGCTGGTGGAGGAGAGGTTGGAGGTTCTACAGAGAAGAGAACAGGTTGGGAAGAGTCTCACAGTGATTCAGGAGCCAGAGATGGATGGAGTGATGGGAGAGGGCATAGAGGTCCTTGTAGCAAACCACACAGACGCTCCCTTTCATGATG TGTGTGAGGTGGCTAGTTCAGAGGACATTCTAACCCCAGATGACTCAGGAGCCCCAGACTTTGGTGGACAGGAGTTGGCACTACCAGAGGCCAGCGGAGGATGGTGGACTAAAGCAAATCACTCCATCCTGGATGTGGAGGGGTTTCTGTCCTGCATGGCCAGTGTGCTTCAGGGGAATCAGGAGGGGCTGATGTGGAACATGGGGGGCAGACAGACACTAGTGGTGAATCTCCCAGACTGTCTCCACACTGGACCTACTCAGAGCCATCATCTGAGATGGAATGGACAGAATGGTAGAAAACCGGTCACCCTGTTCTCTCCAGGACACCAAGCTCTCCTCCTGGTCGAGCAACCCAAAGAACCAGAAAGAATGCTGGTGAAGAAACAGGAAGACATTGTGGATACACAGTCCCTTGGACACCCCAGGCTGAGGGACAGGACCCTCAAGGAGATTGCCAGAACAGGAGGCCTGCAGGCCTTGATTGACCAATGGGGGAACAGTAATTTGGAGGAGCTTGAATCCTTCATTGACTCCTATTTTGAAATGGTGTGGAAGAAAACCATGGGGTCTTTCAtagtagaggaggaggactgTCTCACCAGCAACAGCCCAGAGCTGAATGATGTTGGGGAGGATCTTGTAAATAATGGTGACCAGGAGGTGCTGTCATCCATTAACAAGAAGCTGTCTAAGCTGGACATCCTGGAAGGCTTGCAGAGACTTGCTGGACCTCAGACAGAGTCTGGATCACAGCTGTGA
- the LOC120034162 gene encoding migration and invasion enhancer 1-like, whose product MGVQVKVEYCGGUGYEPRYQELARVVTAEFTEAEVSGFVGRQGSFEIEINGQVVFSKLETSGFPYEDDIMDAIQKAHDGKPVEKITKSRPPCVIL is encoded by the exons ATGGGTGTGCAAGTCAAAGTCGAATACTG CGGTGGATGAGGGTACGAGCCCCGCTATCAGGAGCTCGCGCGGGTTGTCACCGCGGAATTCACTGAAGCGGAAGTATCGGGCTTCGTAGGAAGGCAAG GCAGTTTTGAGATTGAGATCAACGGGCAAGTAGTTTTCTCCAAGCTCGAAACAAGCGGCTTCCCATATGAAGACGAC ATCATGGACGCTATACAGAAAGCCCATGATGGCAAGCCAGTGGAGAAGATCACCAAGAGCCGCCCGCCTTGTGTCATCCTGTag
- the LOC120034039 gene encoding band 3 anion exchange protein gives MENDLSFGEDVMSYEEESDSAFPSPIRPTPPGHSGNYDLEQSRQEEDSDQAIQSIVIHTDPEAYLNLNTNANTRGDAQAYVEMNELMGSSWQETGRWVGYEENLNPATGKWGPSHVSYLTFKSLIQLRKIMSTGAIILDLQASSLSAVAEKVVDELQSKGEIRATDRDGLLRALLQRRSQSEGAGARPLGGDIEMQTFSVTKQRDTTDSVEASIVLSGVMDSLEKPAVAFVRLGDSVVIEGALEAPVPVRFVFVLVGPSQGGVDYHESGRAMAALMADWVFSLEAYLAQTNKELTNAIADFMDCSIVIPPTEIQDEGMLQPIIDFQKKMLKDRLRPSDTRIIFGGGAKADEADEEPREDPLARTGIPFGGMIKDMKRRYRHYISDFTDALDPQVLAAVIFIYFAALSPAITFGGLLADKTEHMMGVSELMISTCVQGIIFAFIAAQPTLVIGFSGPLLVFEEAFFAFCKSQEIEYIVGRIWVGLWLVIIVVVIVAVEGSFLVKFISRFTQEIFSILISLIFIYETFSKLGKIFKAHPLVLNYDHLNDTLENPFHPVVKEHIEYHDDGNTTVHEVVHERAYPNTALLSMCLMFGCFFIAYFLRQFKNGHFLPGPIRRMIGDFGVPIAIFFMIAVDITIEDAYTQKLVVPKGLMVSNPNARGWFINPLGEKKPFPAWMMGACCVPALLVFILIFLESQITTLIVSKPERKMVKGSGFHLDLLILVTMGAIASLFGVPWLSAATVRSVTHANALTVMSKGPKPEIEKVLEQRISGMLVAAMVGVSILLEPILKMIPMTALFGIFLYMGITSLSGIQMWDRMLLLIVPRKYYPADAYAQRVTTMKMHLFTLIQMVCLGALWMVKMSAFSLALPFVLILTIPLRMAITGTLFTDKEMKCLDASDGKVKFEEEPGEDMYNESPLP, from the exons ATGGAGAACGATCTGTCTTTTGGAGAG GATGTCATGTCCTATGAGGAGGAGAGTGACTCTGCTTTCCCATCTCCGATCAGACC gaCCCCACCGGGCCACAGTGGCAACTATGACCTGGAGCAGAGCAGGCAGGAAGAGGACAGCGACCAGGCCATCCAGAGCATCGTCATTCACACCGACCCAGAGG CCTATCTGAACCTGAACACCAACGCCAACACCAGAGGGGATGCTCAG gccTATGTGGAGATGAATGAGCTCATGGGCAGCAGCTGGCAGGAGACTGGCCGCTGGGTGGGCTATGAGGAGAATTTGAACCCAGCAACGGGCAAGTGGGGCCCCTCCCACGTCTCCTACCTCACCTTCAAGAGTCTGATCCAGCTTCGCAAGATCATGAGCACAG gTGCGATCATTCTGGACCTGCAGGCCAGCAGTCTGTCTGCTGTGGCTGAGAAGGTTGTGGATGAATTGCAGAGCAAGGGTGAGATCCGTGCCACTGATAGAGATGGCCTGCTGAGGGCTCTACTGCAGAGACGCAGTCAGTCTGAGGGAGCTGGAGCTCGACCCCTGGGAGGAGACATCGAGATGCAGACCTTCTCTGTCACCAAGCAG AGAGATACAACTGATAGCGTGGAAGCCTCCATTGTCCTCTCAG GGGTGATGGACTCCCTGGAGAAGCCTGCCGTGGCCTTCGTCAGGCTGGGGGACTCTGTGGTGATAGAGGGGGCCCTGGAGGCCCCTGTGCCGGTGCGCTTCGTCTTTGTGCTGGTGGGCCCCAGCCAGGGAGGAGTGGATTACCATGAGAGTGGCCGTGCCATGGCTGCCCTTATGGCTGACTGG GTCTTTAGTCTGGAGGCTTACCTAGCCCAGACTAACAAGGAATTGACCAATGCCATCGCTGATTTCATGGACTGCAGCATCGTCATTCCGCCCACTGAGATCCAGGACGAGGGCATGCTCCAGCCAATCATTGACTTCCAGAAGAAGATGCTGAAGGACAGACTCCGCCCCTCTGACACCCGAATCATATTTGGTGGCGGGGCCAAAG CTGATGAGGCCGATGAGGAGCCAAGAGAAGACCCACTGGCCCGGACAGGCATTCCCTTCGGCGGGATGATAAAGGACATGAAGCGGCGGTACCGCCATTACATCAGTGACTTCACAGACGCCCTCGACCCCCAGGTCCTGGCTGCTGTCATCTTCATCTACTTCGCTGCCCTGTCCCCTGCCATCACCTTCGGAGGCCTGCTGG CCGATAAGACGGAGCACATGATGGGCGTGTCTGAGCTGATGATCTCCACCTGCGTCCAGGGCATCATCTTCGCCTTCATCGCAGCCCAGCCTACATTGGTCATCGGCTTCTCTGGACCACTGCTGGTGTTTGAGGAGGCCTTCTTTGCG TTCTGCAAGTCCCAGGAGATTGAGTACATTGTGGGCCGTATCTGGGTAGGCCTGTGGCTGGTGATCATCGTGGTGGTTATCGTGGCCGTGGAGGGCAGCTTCCTGGTCAAATTCATCTCCCGCTTCACGCAGGAGATCTTCTCCATCCTCATCTCCCTCATCTTCATCTACGAGACCTTCAGCAAGCTCGGCAAG ATCTTCAAAGCTCACCCTCTGGTTCTGAACTATGATCACTTGAACGACACCCTGGAAAACCCTTTCCACCCGGTGGTCAAGGAGCACATAGAGTATCATGATGATGGCAACACGACAGTGCACGAGGTCGTACATGAGAGGGCCTACCCCAACACCGCCCTGCTTTCCATGTGTCTTATGTTCGGGTGTTTCTTCATCGCATACTTCCTCCGTCAGTTCAAAAATGGCCACTTCCTCCCTGGACCG ATTCGTCGGATGATTGGAGATTTTGGTGTTCCCATTGCCATTTTCTTCATGATCGCTGTGGATATCACCATTGAGGATGCCTACACTCAG AAACTTGTGGTGCCCAAGGGTCTTATGGTGTCCAACCCCAATGCCAGAGGCTGGTTCATCAACCCCCTGGGAGAGAAGAAGCCTTTCCCCGCCTGGATGATGGGGGCGTGTTGCGTGCCAGCCCTGCTGGTCTTCATCCTCATCTTCCTCGAGTCCCAGATCACTAC GCTGATTGTGAGCAAACCAGAGAGGAAGATGGTGAAGGGCTCTGGTTTCCATCTGGACCTGCTCATCCTGGTCACCATGGGTGCCATCGCCTCCCTGTTTGGGGTGCCCTGGCTGAGTGCCGCCACCGTGCGTTCTGTCACCCATGCCAACGCCCTCACTGTCATGAGCAAGGGACCCAAGCCTGAGATCGAGAAGGTGCTGGAGCAAAGGATCAGCGGCATGCTTGTGGCCGCCATGGTCG GTGTGTCCATTCTCTTGGAGCCTATCCTGAAGATGATTCCCATGACGGCTCTGTTTGGAATCTTCCTCTACATGGGTATAACCTCACTCAGTGGGATCCAGATGTGGGACCGAATGCTTCTGCTTATTGTACCCAGGAAATACTATCCTGCTGACGCCTACGCACAAAGG GTAACTACTATGAAGATGCACTTGTTCACTCTGATCCAGATGGTGTGTTTGGGAGCTCTCTGGATGGTGAAGATGAGTGCCTTCTCCCTGGCTCTGCCCTTTGTCCTCATCCTCACCATCCCCCTGCGCATGGCCATCACTGGAACACTCTTCACTGACAAGGAAATGAAATGT CTGGATGCCTCTGACGGCAAGGTGAAGTTCGAAGAGGAGCCAGGAGAGGATATGTACAACGAGTCCCCGTTGCCATGA